From a region of the Chlorocebus sabaeus isolate Y175 chromosome 23, mChlSab1.0.hap1, whole genome shotgun sequence genome:
- the FAF2 gene encoding FAS-associated factor 2: MAAPEERDLTQEQTEKLLQFQDLTGIESMDQCRHTLEQHNWNIEAAVQDRLNEQEGVPSVFNPPPSRPLQVNTADHRIYSYVVSRPQPRGLLGWGYYLIMLPFRFTYYTILDIFRFALRFIRPDPRSRVTDPVGDIVSFMHSFEEKYGRAHPVFYQGTYSQALNDAKRELRFLLVYLHGDDHQDSDEFCRNTLCAPEVISLINTRMLFWACSTNKPEGYRVSQALRENTYPFLAMIMLKDRRMTVVGRLEGLIQPDDLINQLTFIMDANQTYLVSERLEREERNQTQVLRQQQDEAYLASLRADQEKERKKREERERKRRKEEEVQQQKLAEERRRRNLQEEKERKLECLPPEPSPDDPESVKIIFKLPNDSRVERRFHFSQSLTVIHDFLFSLKESPEKFQIEANFPRRVLPCIPSEEWPNPPTLQEAGLSHTEVLFVQDLTDE; the protein is encoded by the exons GATCTGACTGGCATAGAATCTATGGATCAGTGTCGCCATACCTTGGAACAGCATAACTGGAACATAGAG GCTGCTGTACAGGACAGATTGAATGAACAAGAGGGTGTACCTAGTGTTTTCAACCCGCCTCCATCACGACCCCTGCAGGTTAATACAGCTGACCACAGGATCTACAGCTATGTTGTCTCAAGACCTCAACCAAGG GGGCTGCTTGGATGGGGTTATTACTTGATAATGCTTCCATTCCGGTTTACCTATTACACGATACTTGATATATTTAG GTTTGCTCTTCGTTTTATACGGCCTGACCCTCGCAGCCGGGTCACTGACCCCGTTGGGGACATTGTTTCATTTATGCACTCTTTTGAAGAGAAATATGGGAGGGCACACCCTGTCTTCTACCAGGGAACGTACAGCCAG GCACTTAACGATGCCAAACGGGAGCTTCGCTTTCTTTTGGTTTATCTTCATGGAGATGATCACCAGGACTCTGATGAGTTTTGTCG CAACACACTCTGTGCACCTGAAGTTATTTCACTAATAAACACAAGGATGCTCTTCTGGGCATGCTCTACAAACAAACCTGAGGGATACAGGG TCTCACAGGCTTTACGAGAGAACACCTATCCATTCCTGGCCATGATTATGCTGAAGGATCGAAGGATGACTGTGGTGGGACGGCTAGAAGGCCTCATTCAACCTGATGACCTCATTAACCAACTGACATTTATCATGGATGCTAACCAGACTTACCTGGTGTCAGAACGCCTAGAAAG GGAAGAAAGAAACCAGACCCAAGTGCTGAGACAACAGCAGGATGAGGCCTACCTGGCCTCTCTTAGGGCTgaccaggagaaagaaagaaagaaacgggAGGAGCGGGAGCGTAAGCGgcggaaggaggaggaggtgcaACAACAAAAGTTGGCCGAGGAGAGACGGCGGCGG AATTtacaggaggaaaaggaaaggaagttgGAATGCCTGCCCCCTGAACCTTCCCCTGATGACCCTGAAAGTGTCAAGATCATCTTCAAATTGCCTAATGATTCTCGAGTAGAGAGACGATTCCACTTTTCACAGTCTCTAACA GTAATCCACGACTTCTTATTCTCCTTGAAGGAAAGCCCTGAAAAGTTTCAGATTGAAGCCAATTTTCCCAGGCGAGTGCTGCCCTGCATCCCTTCAGAGGAGTGGCCCAATCCCCCTACGCTACAGGAAGCTGGACTCAGCCACACAGaagttctttttgttcaggacCTAACTGAcgaatga